Proteins co-encoded in one Sporosarcina sp. FSL K6-1522 genomic window:
- a CDS encoding ABC transporter ATP-binding protein → MEKIIEVKDLELSFHTFAGEVKAIQGVNFEVFKGETLAIVGESGSGKSVTTKSIMRLLPTSSTEYRNGQILFGGKDLLKVSEKEMQKVRGKDISMIFQDPMTSLNPTMTIGKQIMEPLLKHQKLGKEEAWKKSVELLELVGMPQPDMRMKQYPHQFSGGQRQRIVIAVALACNPKLLIADEPTTALDVTIQAQILELMKDLQKKIDTSIIFITHDLGVVANVADRVAVMYGGRIVEVGTVDEIFYNPQHPYTWGLLSSMPSLDATEEKLYAIPGTPPDLLNPPKGDAFALRSEYAMKIDMEQVPPLFKVSDTHYAATWLLHPDAPQVEPPVAIIERMKRFPGSRYYEGRAGGAQ, encoded by the coding sequence ATGGAAAAAATTATTGAAGTGAAAGACTTGGAGCTTTCTTTCCATACATTTGCGGGTGAAGTGAAAGCAATCCAAGGTGTCAATTTTGAGGTGTTTAAAGGTGAAACACTTGCCATTGTTGGTGAATCAGGCTCGGGAAAATCGGTGACAACGAAATCGATTATGCGGCTGTTGCCAACGTCGAGCACAGAGTATCGAAATGGTCAGATTTTATTTGGTGGAAAAGATTTACTGAAGGTTTCCGAAAAAGAGATGCAAAAAGTACGTGGGAAAGATATTTCAATGATTTTCCAAGATCCAATGACATCACTTAATCCGACGATGACAATTGGTAAACAAATTATGGAGCCGTTATTGAAACATCAGAAACTTGGTAAGGAAGAAGCTTGGAAAAAGTCTGTTGAGCTGTTGGAGCTAGTTGGCATGCCGCAACCTGATATGCGCATGAAACAGTACCCTCACCAGTTTTCAGGTGGTCAGCGTCAGCGTATCGTCATTGCGGTAGCACTTGCCTGTAATCCAAAGCTACTCATTGCCGATGAACCAACAACGGCACTAGACGTGACGATTCAGGCGCAAATTTTGGAGCTGATGAAGGATTTACAGAAGAAAATCGATACATCGATTATTTTCATTACACATGACCTTGGTGTTGTTGCGAACGTAGCGGATCGTGTAGCCGTTATGTATGGTGGTCGGATTGTGGAAGTGGGCACGGTGGATGAAATCTTCTATAACCCGCAGCATCCGTACACATGGGGCTTGCTGAGCTCGATGCCATCACTCGATGCGACGGAAGAGAAACTGTATGCGATTCCTGGCACGCCGCCGGATCTATTGAATCCACCCAAAGGGGATGCTTTTGCTCTTCGTAGCGAGTATGCCATGAAGATTGATATGGAACAGGTTCCGCCGTTATTTAAAGTGAGTGATACACATTACGCCGCAACATGGCTACTTCATCCAGACGCGCCGCAAGTAGAGCCGCCAGTTGCGATTATCGAGCGGATGAAACGGTTCCCAGGCAGTCGTTACTATGAAGGCCGCGCAGGAGGTGCTCAATAA
- the opp3C gene encoding oligopeptide ABC transporter permease → MTNNIEKLPKDAFERITIDGSHAEKISKPSLSFWQDAWLRIRKNKAAIVSMFILIFIVFMAFAGPYMVKHDPELVNVTHANLPPKVPGLEKMGIFDGEGKLGAKTVNLYEIKKIDEYYWFGTDSLGRDLFSRLWKGTQISLLIAFVAAFIDVIIGVIYGGISGYYGGRTDDIMQRIVEVLIGVPTLVIVILMLMIMEPGIWAIIIAISITGWIGMSRIVRGQVLKYKTQEFVLAAKTLGASDTRIIGKHLLPNLMAIIIINMMFTIPTAIFFEAFLSFIGLGLQAPKASLGTLINDGYKFISYQPYMLFYPAFVLSLLMIAFNLIGDGLRDALDPKMKD, encoded by the coding sequence ATGACAAACAACATCGAGAAATTGCCAAAAGATGCATTTGAGCGCATTACAATAGACGGTTCACATGCCGAGAAAATTTCAAAACCGAGTTTAAGTTTCTGGCAAGATGCTTGGCTTCGGATTCGTAAAAACAAAGCTGCGATTGTCAGTATGTTTATTTTGATTTTTATCGTCTTCATGGCGTTTGCTGGACCGTATATGGTGAAGCATGATCCAGAGTTGGTCAATGTTACGCATGCCAATTTACCACCGAAAGTGCCTGGACTTGAGAAGATGGGGATTTTCGATGGGGAAGGTAAATTAGGTGCTAAAACCGTCAATCTTTATGAAATAAAAAAAATTGATGAATACTATTGGTTTGGTACAGATAGTTTAGGGCGCGACTTGTTTTCACGTCTATGGAAAGGGACACAAATTTCCTTATTGATCGCTTTCGTTGCGGCATTCATTGACGTCATAATCGGTGTAATCTACGGGGGAATCTCCGGATATTACGGAGGAAGAACCGATGACATCATGCAACGAATTGTTGAGGTGCTGATTGGTGTACCAACACTTGTCATTGTTATTTTAATGTTGATGATTATGGAGCCGGGCATTTGGGCGATTATTATTGCGATATCGATAACGGGATGGATTGGGATGTCCCGGATTGTCCGTGGACAAGTGTTAAAATATAAAACGCAGGAATTCGTCCTTGCAGCCAAAACATTGGGGGCAAGTGATACACGAATTATCGGGAAGCATTTACTGCCGAACTTAATGGCGATTATTATTATTAATATGATGTTCACGATTCCAACAGCCATTTTCTTTGAAGCGTTCTTAAGCTTCATTGGGCTTGGACTTCAAGCGCCAAAAGCGTCTCTTGGAACATTGATCAATGATGGTTATAAGTTCATCTCTTACCAACCATACATGCTGTTTTATCCAGCATTTGTCTTGAGTTTATTGATGATTGCATTCAATTTAATCGGGGATGGATTACGGGATGCACTTGATCCAAAAATGAAAGATTAA
- the opp3b gene encoding oligopeptide ABC transporter permease, producing the protein MAKYITKRIVYMFISLFLIASFTFVLMKLLPGSPLASADKLSVEQREVIYEKYGLNDPIPVQYVRYMGNLAKGDFGISFQYKNADVMDLIIKKLNYSVLLGAQALLVGTILGIVLGMIAALKQNTIWDYGSTIVAIIGISIPSFVFAVLLQYVFAVHLEWFEVGLWNGWKSSVLPSIALAMGPIAIAARFIRTEMIEVLSTDYILLAKAKGANWFEIAFKHAFRNALIPLITVLGPVAAGLLTGSLVVEQIFAIPGIGEQFVTSISTNDYAIIMGTTMFFSVFLIVIILIVDILYGIIDPRIRLAGGSK; encoded by the coding sequence ATGGCTAAATATATTACGAAACGTATCGTCTACATGTTTATCTCTCTATTTCTCATCGCGTCATTTACATTTGTTTTAATGAAACTACTTCCAGGCTCCCCGCTCGCATCCGCTGATAAGCTTTCTGTCGAGCAAAGAGAAGTAATTTATGAGAAGTATGGTTTAAATGATCCGATACCTGTGCAATACGTCCGCTATATGGGCAACCTTGCGAAAGGGGATTTCGGTATCTCTTTCCAGTACAAGAATGCGGATGTAATGGATTTAATCATTAAGAAGCTCAATTATTCCGTCTTACTCGGTGCGCAAGCACTGCTAGTCGGTACCATTCTCGGGATTGTACTTGGGATGATTGCGGCATTGAAGCAAAATACCATATGGGATTATGGTAGTACCATTGTTGCGATTATCGGTATTTCCATCCCATCCTTCGTTTTTGCGGTTCTCCTACAATATGTGTTTGCTGTTCATTTGGAATGGTTTGAAGTAGGTTTGTGGAATGGTTGGAAATCGAGTGTGTTGCCATCTATTGCACTTGCAATGGGACCTATCGCAATTGCTGCTAGATTTATCCGGACAGAAATGATAGAGGTATTGAGTACAGACTATATTTTGCTCGCAAAAGCAAAAGGCGCCAATTGGTTTGAAATCGCTTTCAAACATGCATTCCGCAATGCGCTTATTCCGCTGATTACGGTATTAGGGCCAGTAGCAGCAGGCTTGTTAACGGGTTCACTCGTCGTGGAACAAATTTTTGCGATCCCTGGTATTGGTGAGCAGTTTGTTACCTCGATTAGCACGAATGACTATGCGATTATTATGGGAACGACGATGTTCTTCTCCGTCTTCTTAATCGTGATTATTTTAATTGTGGATATTCTTTATGGGATTATTGACCCGCGTATTCGCTTGGCTGGAGGTTCGAAGTAA
- a CDS encoding peptide ABC transporter substrate-binding protein encodes MKNRKMLVLMSIMLVLSVFLAACGGGKEKDAGADTDKGKDKGKEEETAKDLPQVLNLIESAEIPTLDSSIMEDQVGFNVANNIMEGLYRLDQDNKPVPAMAESEAEVSEDGLTYTFKIRDAQWSNGTPVTAHDFVYAWQRAINPDTGSPYGPYFMEGMIKNATEIGKGTAKIEDLGIKAEDDKTLVIELERPVAYFLSLMTFGAFYPLNEAFVTEQGDKYAATSDNLIYNGPFVLTDWDGTGDWKYKKNDNYWDKDSVKLDEINVNVVKETATAVQLYEKNQTDRVILSAEYAMQYAGDPEVHEELESSVFYFKLNQQRDGKATPLANVNVRKAISKAFNKEELADAVLANGSLPANFLVPTDLVFNEEGKDFREISGDHALYNVEEAQALWAKGLEELGTDKVTLEILGGDTENAKKQQEWYKSELEKNLPGLTIKLKEVPFAVRLDLDNASDYDIQAAGWGADFEDPISYLELFTTNSPQNGLSYSNPEFDALIESTKTTHANDPVKRWEAFAAAEKLLLEDDAVIAPNYQRGRMALMKPTVQGLVTHKYGGDYTYKWVHIGE; translated from the coding sequence TTGAAAAATCGTAAAATGCTAGTGCTTATGAGTATTATGCTCGTACTAAGCGTGTTCTTGGCAGCATGTGGCGGCGGAAAAGAGAAAGATGCCGGCGCAGACACGGACAAGGGTAAAGATAAAGGCAAAGAAGAGGAAACAGCAAAAGATTTACCACAAGTATTGAACTTAATTGAAAGTGCTGAAATTCCAACACTAGATTCATCTATCATGGAAGACCAGGTAGGATTCAACGTAGCGAACAACATCATGGAAGGGCTTTACCGCCTAGACCAAGATAACAAACCAGTTCCTGCGATGGCTGAATCTGAAGCAGAAGTTAGTGAAGACGGATTGACATATACATTCAAAATCCGTGACGCACAATGGTCGAATGGTACACCTGTAACTGCACATGACTTTGTTTATGCATGGCAACGTGCTATTAATCCAGATACTGGATCTCCTTACGGTCCGTATTTCATGGAAGGCATGATCAAAAATGCAACGGAAATCGGTAAAGGAACAGCGAAAATTGAGGATCTAGGTATTAAAGCAGAAGACGACAAAACGCTTGTCATTGAGCTTGAGCGTCCTGTTGCATATTTCCTATCTCTTATGACTTTCGGTGCGTTCTACCCACTGAACGAAGCATTTGTTACTGAACAAGGCGACAAATATGCAGCAACATCTGATAACTTAATTTATAACGGTCCATTTGTCCTAACAGATTGGGATGGAACAGGCGACTGGAAATATAAAAAGAATGACAACTATTGGGACAAAGATTCTGTGAAATTGGATGAAATCAATGTAAACGTTGTAAAAGAAACAGCGACAGCGGTTCAATTGTATGAGAAAAACCAAACTGACCGTGTTATCTTGTCAGCTGAGTATGCAATGCAATATGCAGGTGACCCAGAAGTTCATGAAGAGCTTGAATCATCTGTATTCTACTTCAAGCTGAACCAACAGCGTGACGGTAAAGCAACACCACTTGCGAACGTCAATGTTCGTAAAGCAATCTCAAAAGCATTCAACAAAGAAGAGCTAGCTGATGCAGTTCTTGCAAACGGTTCACTTCCAGCGAACTTCCTAGTTCCAACAGACCTTGTCTTCAATGAAGAAGGTAAAGATTTCCGTGAAATTAGTGGAGATCATGCATTGTACAACGTTGAAGAAGCACAAGCACTATGGGCAAAAGGGCTAGAAGAACTTGGTACGGACAAAGTAACACTTGAAATTCTTGGTGGGGACACTGAAAATGCGAAAAAGCAACAAGAATGGTACAAATCTGAACTTGAGAAAAACCTTCCAGGTTTGACTATTAAGCTGAAAGAAGTACCTTTCGCAGTACGTCTTGACCTCGATAATGCAAGCGATTATGACATTCAAGCAGCTGGATGGGGTGCTGACTTCGAAGACCCGATTTCATACCTAGAACTATTCACAACGAATAGTCCACAAAACGGTTTGTCTTATTCAAACCCTGAGTTCGATGCATTGATCGAGTCTACGAAAACAACACATGCAAACGATCCAGTAAAACGTTGGGAAGCATTCGCAGCAGCTGAAAAGCTTCTTCTTGAAGACGACGCGGTTATTGCGCCTAACTACCAACGTGGAAGAATGGCACTTATGAAACCAACTGTACAAGGCCTTGTTACGCATAAATACGGTGGGGACTACACATATAAGTGGGTACACATCGGCGAATAA